A genome region from Pseudomonas sp. S06B 330 includes the following:
- a CDS encoding pyridoxal phosphate-dependent decarboxylase family protein — MSTTTLNTDVSREIIASFFPEQDERTEVFGFLKNVVENYVADISTIKVNPSMSKADIAGVIARYDFDGSLPAASVLGDVINLMEQGMVHVTSPNYFGLFNPTSSFWGGIADFITALYNPQLAVWSHAPACVDIEEKLIRYLGQLAGFTPAHVGGAFTTGGAEANCTALICALTRKIPGFAKQGLQSQPSQPVFYISADSHLAWLKIALQSGLGHDAVRLVGVDVNGKMDVAQLSATLADDRQRGFTPFMLVGTAGTTNAGVIDPLAEMAVVAREQGLYFHVDAAWAGAILLSDHHSPLLRGIELADSITLDAHKWLTAPMGTGMFICADKTLLNEPFAVSTNYMPAGDDVNIDPYVNSMQWSRRFNGLKLFIPLAILGRAGFSKMIDYQVELGAYLKSSLELHGWVVVNATPLPVICFKDAGGVNIDQLLVQVLAANQVWLSSTTFNKEKALRTCITSYRSTRADVDNLLVQLNQARDAVRKSG, encoded by the coding sequence ATGAGCACAACAACCCTGAACACGGATGTCAGTCGAGAAATCATCGCGTCCTTCTTTCCGGAGCAAGACGAGCGTACGGAGGTTTTCGGCTTTTTGAAGAATGTGGTGGAGAACTACGTGGCCGACATCTCGACGATCAAGGTCAATCCCTCGATGTCCAAGGCCGACATTGCCGGAGTCATCGCCCGCTACGACTTTGATGGTAGCCTGCCGGCGGCTTCGGTCCTTGGCGATGTGATCAACCTGATGGAGCAGGGCATGGTGCATGTGACCAGCCCCAACTATTTCGGTTTGTTCAACCCTACCTCTTCCTTCTGGGGTGGTATCGCCGATTTCATTACCGCACTCTACAACCCGCAACTGGCCGTCTGGAGCCATGCTCCAGCCTGCGTGGACATTGAAGAGAAACTTATTCGTTACCTGGGGCAATTGGCCGGGTTTACCCCCGCCCACGTCGGCGGGGCGTTCACCACCGGTGGTGCGGAGGCCAATTGCACGGCACTGATTTGTGCCTTGACGCGTAAGATTCCTGGTTTCGCCAAGCAGGGCCTGCAGTCTCAACCGTCGCAACCGGTGTTCTATATTTCTGCCGACAGCCACCTTGCCTGGTTGAAGATCGCCTTGCAGTCGGGGCTTGGGCATGACGCTGTACGGTTGGTCGGGGTGGACGTCAACGGCAAAATGGATGTCGCTCAACTGAGCGCCACCCTTGCCGATGACCGTCAACGTGGGTTTACCCCTTTCATGCTGGTGGGCACTGCCGGTACGACCAACGCCGGGGTTATCGATCCGCTTGCAGAGATGGCGGTTGTGGCCAGAGAACAGGGTCTGTATTTCCATGTTGATGCAGCCTGGGCGGGGGCTATCTTGCTCAGCGATCACCATTCGCCCCTCTTGCGCGGCATCGAGCTGGCTGATTCGATCACCCTGGATGCCCACAAGTGGCTGACCGCTCCGATGGGCACGGGCATGTTCATCTGTGCTGACAAGACCCTGCTCAACGAACCGTTTGCGGTATCGACCAATTACATGCCGGCGGGCGATGACGTCAATATTGATCCCTATGTCAACTCGATGCAGTGGTCTCGGCGCTTCAACGGCTTGAAACTGTTCATCCCGTTGGCAATTCTCGGTCGTGCAGGCTTTAGCAAGATGATCGACTATCAAGTTGAATTGGGCGCCTACTTGAAGTCGTCATTGGAGCTGCATGGGTGGGTAGTGGTAAACGCGACACCGTTGCCGGTTATCTGCTTCAAGGATGCCGGGGGCGTGAATATTGATCAGCTCTTGGTTCAGGTCTTGGCGGCCAACCAGGTCTGGTTATCGTCAACCACGTTCAACAAGGAAAAAGCCCTGCGTACCTGCATTACCAGCTACCGCTCGACCCGCGCAGATGTCGACAATCTGCTGGTGCAACTGAATCAGGCCCGGGACGCCGTGCGCAAGTCGGGTTGA
- a CDS encoding cupin domain-containing protein, translating to MTVFRKMNWGALVHEYDLDGSRLLPWEGMKSPFGGAWCVVRPGTESRRHSHDEYELFIAIDGRANVRVGEEFVVAEKGDLILLPLNTEHSVVNDSDADFHFYSIWWDRESSKDFLKSLGDQP from the coding sequence ATGACTGTCTTTCGAAAAATGAACTGGGGCGCGCTGGTTCATGAATACGATCTGGATGGATCCAGGTTGCTGCCTTGGGAAGGCATGAAGTCACCGTTTGGCGGGGCCTGGTGTGTGGTTCGCCCAGGCACCGAGAGCCGACGTCACTCCCATGATGAGTATGAGCTGTTCATTGCCATCGACGGGCGGGCCAACGTCAGGGTGGGTGAGGAGTTCGTGGTCGCGGAAAAAGGCGACTTGATTCTGTTGCCGCTGAACACCGAACACTCAGTGGTCAATGACAGCGATGCGGACTTTCACTTTTATTCGATCTGGTGGGACCGGGAAAGCTCGAAAGACTTTCTCAAGTCGTTGGGAGACCAGCCATGA
- a CDS encoding aspartate aminotransferase family protein, whose protein sequence is MKNISVQTDIPGPRSQQALLKQSQQESTAISYPKRLPISLAKGLGCYVEDLDGNVFIDFLSGAGSLPLGHSHPEVVAQVIEQAGTLCMGLDFPTQAKEQFTDAHLSMLPAAVRDTYRMHFCGPTGADAVEAAIKLAKAVTGGDEVISFRGGYHGCTNGALSLTGNRSMKKNVPGKMPGVHFFPYGSTSRSQASSVLNQAQVDAALLLESALEDVNSGLGNVAAIILELVQGEGGAYVADKTFVERVARVAKKFAIPLIIDEIQTGCGRTGTWYAFEQYGITPDIFVTSKGTSGIGLPSALMFYQKSLKNWPSGSHIGTFRGNQLAFVAGAKAIEVFKRDDVLGNVRERSQQIRSHLENLQRDFALVGEVRGLGLMLGVEILSPYTGKVCEVTASKIQQRALRRGLITELGGRDDTVLRVLPPLNVSAESVGQALAVLEQVLAEHMHALDADQEAGQ, encoded by the coding sequence ATGAAAAATATTAGCGTGCAGACCGATATTCCTGGGCCTCGCTCTCAACAAGCATTGCTCAAACAATCGCAGCAGGAATCCACGGCGATTTCTTATCCCAAGCGTTTGCCTATTTCCTTGGCGAAAGGCTTGGGTTGCTATGTCGAGGACCTCGACGGCAACGTATTTATCGATTTTCTTTCAGGGGCTGGTTCTTTGCCGCTGGGCCATTCGCATCCAGAAGTTGTTGCTCAAGTTATCGAGCAGGCCGGGACATTGTGCATGGGGTTGGACTTTCCGACCCAGGCCAAAGAGCAGTTTACTGATGCCCACTTGAGCATGCTTCCGGCAGCCGTACGCGACACTTACCGCATGCACTTCTGTGGACCAACGGGCGCCGATGCTGTCGAAGCGGCGATCAAGCTGGCCAAGGCGGTTACCGGTGGCGATGAAGTCATCAGCTTCCGTGGTGGCTACCACGGTTGTACCAACGGCGCACTGTCGCTAACGGGCAACCGCAGCATGAAAAAGAATGTGCCAGGGAAAATGCCGGGGGTGCATTTCTTCCCCTATGGATCGACGTCTCGTTCACAGGCCAGCTCAGTGTTGAACCAGGCTCAAGTGGATGCTGCGCTGTTGCTCGAATCAGCCCTGGAAGATGTCAACTCGGGCCTTGGCAATGTCGCTGCGATCATCCTTGAACTGGTGCAGGGAGAGGGCGGCGCTTATGTGGCCGACAAGACCTTTGTCGAGCGCGTGGCACGGGTAGCCAAGAAGTTTGCCATCCCGCTGATCATTGATGAGATCCAGACAGGTTGCGGGCGTACCGGCACCTGGTATGCCTTCGAACAGTACGGCATCACACCGGACATCTTCGTGACCTCCAAAGGCACCAGCGGTATTGGCTTGCCTTCGGCGCTGATGTTCTACCAGAAGTCCTTGAAGAACTGGCCGTCAGGCAGCCATATCGGCACGTTCCGCGGTAACCAGCTGGCATTCGTCGCGGGCGCCAAGGCGATTGAAGTATTCAAGCGCGATGATGTGCTGGGGAATGTCCGTGAGCGTTCGCAGCAAATTCGCAGCCACCTCGAGAACCTGCAGCGGGATTTTGCCCTGGTGGGTGAGGTCCGCGGTTTGGGGCTGATGCTGGGTGTCGAAATTCTCAGCCCGTATACAGGCAAGGTCTGTGAAGTAACGGCTTCGAAGATTCAGCAACGTGCACTGCGTCGCGGCCTGATCACCGAATTGGGTGGGCGTGACGATACCGTTCTGCGAGTGCTGCCACCGTTGAACGTGAGCGCTGAAAGCGTGGGGCAAGCACTGGCTGTCCTGGAACAGGTTCTGGCTGAGCACATGCATGCGCTCGATGCCGATCAGGAGGCCGGTCAATGA
- a CDS encoding SidA/IucD/PvdA family monooxygenase: MNHATTSSHYIDTLCIGFGPAGLALACVYDEEFTAQGGTGWRSFLALEKAASCAWHPNLLLSNTDINHHVYRDLVTPRNPQSPYSFAMYLKEKNRLFKFGLLGRPASRFEWSDYMTWVAGKLKDYVRYDHAVQAIEPILKDGQLSGFRVQGDGFTYESRKLILSNGSSPNVPAVFREHMGSHVFHASEYLDRLKAFNGDIPKRWLVLGSGQSAGEVIADLIAKKDDIHVVSVHRSIGFKVAQLGQFPNLVFLPENIEYFKGLDSEGRERFFNHVKSTNYSGIDVDESQHLYSVIYEDEIVGKERLKMAVNSELLTLVRTDEGYHVTLRDSFTGALSEYVVDAIALGTGYQQPMVPGLLKPLEDYLVKDAQGGLQVDGQYKVALRNSDGVQIYVNGLSERTHGISDGQSFSAVAFRAGLIFESLQASVVVPFDYSI; encoded by the coding sequence ATGAACCATGCGACGACGTCCTCCCACTACATCGATACGCTGTGTATCGGCTTTGGTCCGGCAGGCCTGGCACTTGCTTGCGTTTACGATGAAGAATTCACGGCGCAGGGCGGCACCGGCTGGCGTAGTTTTCTGGCGCTGGAAAAGGCCGCAAGCTGCGCTTGGCATCCGAACCTGCTGCTCAGCAACACCGATATCAATCATCACGTCTATCGGGACCTGGTAACCCCGCGTAACCCGCAAAGCCCTTACAGCTTTGCCATGTACCTCAAGGAAAAGAATCGCCTGTTCAAGTTCGGTCTGCTGGGGCGCCCGGCCAGCCGTTTTGAATGGTCGGATTACATGACCTGGGTAGCCGGGAAACTCAAGGACTATGTGCGTTACGACCACGCCGTCCAGGCCATCGAACCGATCCTCAAAGACGGCCAGCTCAGTGGTTTCAGGGTCCAGGGTGACGGTTTCACTTATGAGTCTCGCAAGCTGATTCTCTCCAATGGCTCGTCGCCGAATGTGCCGGCAGTGTTCAGGGAGCACATGGGCAGCCATGTATTTCATGCCAGTGAATACCTGGACCGCCTCAAGGCGTTCAATGGCGATATTCCCAAGCGCTGGTTGGTCCTGGGATCGGGGCAGAGTGCCGGTGAGGTCATTGCTGACCTGATCGCCAAGAAAGACGACATTCATGTTGTCTCGGTGCACCGCTCGATCGGCTTCAAGGTGGCGCAGTTGGGGCAGTTCCCCAACCTGGTGTTCCTGCCGGAAAACATTGAGTACTTCAAGGGCCTGGATAGCGAAGGGCGCGAGCGTTTCTTCAATCACGTCAAGAGCACCAACTATTCGGGTATCGATGTTGATGAAAGTCAGCACCTCTATTCGGTGATTTATGAAGACGAGATCGTCGGCAAAGAGCGCCTGAAAATGGCGGTGAACTCGGAGTTGCTGACGCTTGTGCGCACTGACGAGGGTTATCACGTGACCTTGCGGGACTCGTTCACCGGTGCGCTCAGTGAGTACGTTGTCGATGCCATCGCGCTGGGTACCGGCTATCAACAGCCCATGGTGCCAGGGCTGCTCAAGCCACTGGAGGACTATCTGGTCAAGGATGCTCAGGGTGGCTTGCAAGTCGATGGTCAGTACAAGGTGGCGCTGCGCAACAGTGACGGCGTGCAAATTTATGTCAATGGCTTGTCGGAGCGCACGCACGGCATCAGTGATGGCCAGTCGTTCTCCGCGGTGGCGTTTCGCGCCGGGCTGATCTTTGAGTCGTTGCAGGCCAGCGTTGTTGTGCCTTTCGACTATTCCATCTGA
- a CDS encoding methionine--tRNA ligase — MTDQFIVTITPPTPNGDLHIGHIAGPFLSADIFARTQRQKGAHCYLVSYSDDYQSYLRRKAMEMSGDEVALAKENSAKIQQSLRMVGIEVDYWLESYQNPYFEDAARMLYEQGLESGLIQAKPSVEPYCEQCEVWGYEAFARGACNHCGTSSDPSQCESCAMAPNALEMKDLKCILCKQAVSHRPVERKFLTFSKVAPALRARLARSPMRAQLRTWIDDAFARGVLDWGVTRPDEAGLKLYDDEAHRVHTWFMGQAGYFAALKALSESNEQARDAYAMLFSDKTRMVNFLGMDCSYSHVLAYPAQVLLNEQFKFSNAFYTNAFLKLDGEDFSTSRGHAIWVRDLVGDACSDSVRFYVSLNAPEEQTENFSAEEFWAWRKRIFVELLPKISSVFFDPAHAARPGDAVLLSDFERAIVEQWQQCSRHDNFSTKRIAQVLMAMLEALESDIAQGQARRNLIVLFTLLCAPTLPQLASVLRSQISEHELAAFSSLLGLE, encoded by the coding sequence ATGACTGATCAGTTCATTGTCACGATCACGCCGCCGACCCCTAACGGCGACTTGCACATTGGCCATATCGCCGGTCCGTTTCTGAGTGCTGATATCTTCGCTCGTACTCAGCGTCAGAAGGGTGCCCATTGCTACCTGGTGTCCTATTCGGATGATTACCAGTCGTACCTGCGCCGCAAAGCCATGGAAATGTCTGGCGACGAAGTGGCGTTGGCTAAGGAAAATTCCGCGAAGATTCAGCAGTCACTGCGCATGGTCGGGATCGAGGTCGATTACTGGCTGGAGTCGTACCAGAATCCCTATTTCGAGGACGCTGCACGAATGCTCTACGAGCAGGGCCTGGAAAGCGGCCTGATCCAGGCCAAGCCCAGTGTTGAGCCCTACTGTGAACAGTGTGAGGTATGGGGGTACGAAGCCTTCGCCCGTGGCGCTTGCAATCATTGCGGCACCAGCTCTGACCCGAGCCAGTGTGAATCCTGTGCGATGGCACCGAATGCCCTGGAAATGAAGGATTTGAAGTGCATTCTGTGTAAGCAGGCGGTTTCTCACCGGCCGGTCGAGCGTAAATTCCTCACGTTTTCTAAAGTAGCGCCAGCGTTGCGCGCGCGACTTGCCCGGTCGCCTATGCGTGCTCAGCTCAGAACCTGGATCGACGATGCGTTCGCCCGCGGTGTACTTGATTGGGGGGTAACCCGTCCGGATGAGGCGGGGCTCAAACTCTATGATGATGAAGCGCACCGCGTGCATACCTGGTTCATGGGGCAGGCCGGTTACTTCGCGGCGCTCAAAGCCTTGTCCGAAAGCAACGAGCAGGCGCGGGATGCCTATGCGATGTTGTTCAGCGACAAGACGCGCATGGTCAACTTCCTGGGGATGGACTGCTCCTACAGCCATGTACTGGCTTATCCCGCCCAGGTGCTGCTCAACGAGCAGTTCAAGTTCAGTAACGCTTTCTACACCAACGCGTTCTTGAAACTCGATGGCGAAGATTTTTCCACCAGTCGCGGCCATGCCATCTGGGTCCGCGATCTGGTCGGTGATGCCTGTTCCGATAGCGTGCGCTTCTATGTGTCGTTGAACGCTCCGGAAGAGCAGACCGAAAACTTCTCAGCTGAAGAATTCTGGGCTTGGCGCAAGCGTATTTTCGTCGAGTTGCTGCCGAAGATTTCTTCGGTGTTCTTCGATCCGGCTCATGCCGCACGCCCTGGTGACGCTGTGCTGCTGTCCGATTTCGAGCGCGCCATTGTCGAGCAATGGCAGCAGTGTTCGCGGCATGACAACTTTTCAACCAAGCGCATCGCTCAGGTGTTGATGGCAATGCTCGAAGCACTTGAAAGCGACATCGCGCAGGGGCAAGCGCGCCGCAATCTGATTGTGCTGTTCACGTTGCTGTGCGCGCCCACTTTGCCGCAACTGGCCAGTGTTCTGCGTAGCCAGATCAGCGAACACGAACTGGCCGCCTTCTCATCGCTGCTGGGCCTTGAATAA
- a CDS encoding ABC transporter substrate-binding protein: MKKSLRCGFAAILDPARSIHSETVLRALQIYKELFAGDRIEFILCEDYGSLEGGAHAADYLVSQGVDVVVGHYASSSAIGAAGFYAEHGVALLLPSATETNLTQDRDSVFRVCANNRDIVDTMLGLFAAGEEFNIEVYTDESSYAQNLAGVLKSTLANRSRDPRATEKDSSIVFIGTGRRSEMFLQACEGKDANRDFILTDDAACAHLGIPASISAGRIRGVGFAPAALVNPAAPCVREYVQRYGEMPGVFFLETIAALEIVSELQASSDDFIADLNTTTFTTSLGELSFIKGEQRHAALCLWTNNDNQQLRPVELIQTNRES, translated from the coding sequence ATGAAAAAATCACTGCGTTGCGGCTTTGCCGCGATTCTGGATCCTGCCAGGTCGATTCATAGCGAGACGGTCCTGCGTGCCTTGCAGATCTACAAGGAGCTGTTCGCAGGTGATCGGATCGAGTTCATTCTCTGTGAAGACTACGGCTCGCTGGAGGGCGGCGCACATGCTGCCGATTACCTGGTGTCCCAAGGTGTCGATGTGGTGGTGGGGCACTACGCGAGCAGTTCGGCAATCGGCGCTGCAGGCTTCTATGCCGAGCACGGTGTGGCGCTGCTGTTACCCAGCGCCACCGAAACCAACCTGACACAGGATCGCGACTCGGTCTTCCGGGTGTGTGCAAACAATCGGGATATCGTCGACACCATGCTGGGCCTGTTCGCAGCGGGCGAGGAGTTCAATATCGAGGTCTATACCGACGAGTCCAGCTACGCGCAGAACCTGGCCGGTGTCCTCAAGTCAACGCTGGCCAACCGTTCTCGTGACCCGCGCGCGACGGAAAAGGATTCGAGCATTGTCTTTATCGGCACCGGGCGCCGCAGTGAGATGTTCCTGCAGGCTTGCGAGGGCAAGGACGCAAATCGCGATTTCATCCTGACCGACGACGCCGCCTGTGCGCACCTGGGCATCCCCGCATCGATCAGTGCCGGGCGCATTCGCGGCGTCGGTTTCGCCCCGGCTGCTCTGGTCAACCCGGCGGCACCCTGTGTCCGCGAGTATGTCCAGCGCTACGGGGAAATGCCGGGGGTGTTCTTCCTCGAAACTATTGCCGCGCTGGAAATTGTCAGTGAATTGCAGGCGAGCTCGGATGATTTTATTGCCGACCTCAACACGACCACGTTCACCACTTCCCTGGGTGAGTTGAGTTTCATCAAAGGCGAGCAGCGTCACGCTGCATTGTGCCTGTGGACCAACAACGACAATCAGCAATTGCGCCCCGTCGAACTCATCCAAACTAATCGAGAATCCTGA
- a CDS encoding LysR substrate-binding domain-containing protein, producing MIKPSIPLLALRTFVEVGHYGSIKTAAQVLNVTSGAVSQQIRLLEERVGTSLFIREHHGVRLTEAGAQAHPLLQEAFGQIESVVRGLEGTNDRQVLTISTVPAFAASWLVPRLGSFTRMYPQIEVRIETTSSVVDLRRDRVDIALRHGLGLYPELHVTRLITPVMVPVGSPELLAAGSPLKEPEDCLNYPLLHDSDRADWALWLTAHGVAADVRTERGSSFEDDLLLIRAAESGQGLALVSEDHAQKEMAAGKLVKVLDKPWPAQFSYYIVSQKEAAERSEVQAFSEWLLDEAQATRG from the coding sequence ATGATCAAGCCTTCGATTCCATTGCTCGCACTGCGTACGTTTGTTGAAGTTGGTCATTACGGAAGTATCAAAACAGCCGCTCAAGTGTTGAACGTCACTTCCGGGGCGGTCAGTCAGCAAATCCGCTTGCTGGAAGAACGTGTCGGCACGTCACTGTTCATTCGCGAGCATCACGGCGTACGCCTGACCGAAGCGGGCGCACAGGCACACCCACTGCTGCAAGAGGCATTTGGTCAGATCGAGAGCGTTGTGCGCGGCCTTGAGGGCACCAACGATCGCCAAGTGCTGACGATCAGCACGGTACCGGCTTTCGCCGCTTCCTGGCTGGTGCCGCGCCTGGGGAGCTTTACCCGTATGTACCCGCAAATCGAAGTCAGGATCGAGACCACGTCTTCGGTGGTCGACTTGCGCCGCGACAGGGTGGATATCGCGCTTCGGCATGGTCTGGGGCTTTATCCGGAATTGCATGTCACGCGCCTGATCACGCCGGTGATGGTGCCAGTGGGCAGCCCTGAGTTGCTGGCCGCAGGCTCGCCACTCAAGGAGCCGGAGGACTGCCTGAACTACCCCTTGCTGCATGATTCTGACCGCGCCGACTGGGCGCTCTGGCTCACCGCCCATGGCGTGGCGGCAGATGTGCGTACAGAGCGCGGTAGCAGTTTTGAGGACGATCTTCTGCTGATTCGTGCGGCCGAGTCGGGTCAGGGGCTGGCGTTGGTTTCAGAGGATCATGCGCAGAAAGAGATGGCCGCGGGTAAATTGGTCAAAGTGCTGGATAAGCCCTGGCCTGCACAATTCTCCTACTACATCGTCAGTCAGAAAGAGGCGGCCGAACGCTCGGAGGTTCAGGCGTTCAGTGAATGGTTGCTCGACGAGGCCCAGGCTACGCGTGGCTAG
- the lpdA gene encoding dihydrolipoyl dehydrogenase, producing MQQTQNTTLLIIGGGPGGYVAAIRAGQLGIPTILVEGQALGGTCLNIGCIPSKALIHVAEQFHQTHLHSQQSNLGINVSPPTLDIGQSVAWKDGIVDRLTSGVAALLKKHGVKVIHGWANILDGKTVDVDGQRIQCEHLLLATGSSSVELPMLPLGGAVISSTEALAPKALPKHLTVVGGGYIGLELGIAYRKLGVEVSVVEARERILPTYDSELTAPVAESIKKLGITLYLKHSVEGFEADTQRLQVRDPAGALLQLETDQVLVAVGRKPRTQGFNLESLALKMNGAAIAINDQCQTSMRNVWAIGDLSGEPMLAHRAMAQGEMVAEIIAGKSRRFEPNAIAAVCFTDPELVVVGKTPDNIEQEGLDCIVAQFPFAANGRAMTLESKSGFVRVVARRDNHLILGWQAVGVGVSELSTAFAQSLEMGARLEDVAGTIHAHPTLGEAVQEAALRALGHALHL from the coding sequence ATGCAACAGACGCAAAACACCACCCTGCTGATCATCGGTGGCGGCCCTGGCGGTTATGTCGCGGCCATACGCGCCGGCCAACTGGGCATTCCTACCATTCTGGTCGAAGGCCAAGCACTGGGCGGTACCTGCCTGAACATTGGCTGCATTCCGTCAAAGGCGCTGATCCATGTCGCCGAGCAGTTCCACCAGACCCACCTGCACAGTCAGCAGTCGAATCTGGGCATCAACGTTTCGCCGCCGACCCTGGACATCGGCCAGAGCGTGGCCTGGAAAGACGGTATTGTCGATCGGCTGACCAGCGGCGTTGCCGCCCTGCTGAAAAAGCATGGCGTGAAGGTGATCCATGGCTGGGCGAACATCCTCGACGGCAAGACCGTCGACGTCGATGGCCAGCGCATCCAGTGCGAGCACCTGTTGCTGGCAACCGGTTCGAGCAGTGTCGAGTTACCAATGCTGCCGTTGGGCGGTGCGGTCATTTCCTCCACCGAAGCCCTTGCACCTAAAGCCCTGCCCAAGCACCTGACGGTTGTCGGTGGCGGCTACATCGGCCTTGAGTTGGGTATTGCCTACCGCAAACTTGGCGTCGAAGTCAGCGTGGTCGAAGCACGCGAGCGTATTTTGCCGACTTACGACAGCGAACTGACCGCACCGGTGGCTGAGTCAATCAAGAAACTGGGCATCACCCTCTACCTCAAACACAGCGTCGAAGGCTTTGAGGCTGACACTCAACGCCTGCAAGTGCGTGATCCGGCGGGAGCGTTGCTGCAGTTGGAGACGGATCAGGTATTGGTTGCCGTAGGGCGCAAGCCGCGCACTCAAGGTTTCAACCTGGAAAGCCTGGCCCTGAAGATGAACGGTGCGGCCATTGCCATCAACGATCAATGCCAGACCAGCATGCGCAATGTCTGGGCCATCGGCGACCTCAGCGGTGAACCCATGCTTGCTCACCGGGCCATGGCCCAGGGCGAGATGGTCGCTGAAATTATTGCCGGCAAGTCTCGCCGCTTTGAACCCAACGCTATTGCCGCGGTGTGTTTCACCGATCCGGAACTGGTGGTGGTCGGCAAGACCCCGGACAACATCGAACAGGAAGGCCTGGACTGCATCGTTGCGCAGTTCCCCTTCGCCGCGAACGGTCGAGCCATGACCCTGGAATCAAAAAGCGGGTTCGTGCGCGTGGTCGCGCGTCGCGACAATCACCTGATCCTCGGCTGGCAAGCCGTCGGCGTGGGCGTCTCGGAACTGTCGACGGCCTTTGCCCAGTCACTGGAAATGGGCGCACGCCTGGAAGATGTCGCGGGCACTATCCATGCCCACCCAACCTTGGGCGAAGCGGTCCAGGAAGCTGCATTGCGGGCACTCGGTCACGCCCTGCACCTGTAA
- a CDS encoding FAD-dependent oxidoreductase, whose amino-acid sequence MTNSARIIVIGGGIIGTTIAANLAVEGHQVSLLEKETIGGNGATKFSGALFRLYDPDREIAKLSRISIEMMEETRVGQVFAQSLKRSGILYACEKNQLSYDSINECINTYSDALYPLELISAQKAYELSCGCYSSDNVRTILYEAKGGFGDIRKAARDLAFMVKSYGNPVMEHTQVDGFSTSASGVTVRCANVTLEADYVVLAAGAWSGELCEFLPIETQSIPLASLSTAREIPLPIIDTKTGTHLIPLNRGFYQAGSKIRVSAKTPELLNYDQKLIAPDILARLGGSKVMHSVDDVVSVLKGFDSYTVDGRPVLDFVDENHRCIAATGFCGIGYKIALAVAQNVRNTLLAGRAQGRLAPAQGNAVYGLARFPLAELAQ is encoded by the coding sequence TTGACTAATTCAGCACGTATCATCGTCATTGGTGGCGGCATCATTGGGACGACCATTGCTGCCAACCTGGCTGTCGAGGGGCATCAGGTTTCCTTGCTGGAAAAGGAAACCATCGGTGGCAATGGCGCCACGAAATTTTCAGGTGCCCTGTTTCGTCTGTATGACCCCGATCGGGAGATTGCCAAGCTCTCGCGGATCAGTATCGAGATGATGGAGGAGACCCGGGTTGGTCAGGTGTTTGCCCAGAGTTTGAAGCGCTCAGGGATACTTTACGCGTGTGAGAAAAACCAACTCAGCTATGACTCGATCAATGAGTGCATCAACACCTACAGCGATGCCTTGTACCCGCTGGAGTTGATCTCTGCTCAGAAGGCTTACGAACTCAGCTGTGGCTGCTACTCCTCCGACAATGTGCGCACCATTCTCTATGAAGCCAAGGGCGGTTTCGGGGATATTCGCAAGGCGGCCCGGGACTTGGCATTCATGGTCAAGTCCTACGGCAACCCGGTGATGGAGCACACCCAGGTCGACGGCTTCAGCACTAGCGCCAGTGGTGTAACGGTGCGCTGCGCCAATGTCACGCTTGAAGCCGACTATGTGGTGCTGGCTGCTGGTGCCTGGTCCGGCGAGCTGTGCGAATTCTTGCCGATCGAGACCCAGAGCATTCCGTTGGCGAGTCTGTCGACCGCTCGAGAGATTCCGCTGCCGATCATCGATACCAAGACCGGTACCCATCTGATTCCACTCAATCGCGGTTTCTACCAGGCCGGGTCGAAAATCAGGGTGTCGGCAAAAACGCCAGAACTGCTCAATTACGACCAGAAGCTGATCGCGCCGGACATCCTGGCGCGCCTGGGCGGGTCGAAAGTCATGCACAGTGTCGATGATGTGGTTTCGGTGCTCAAAGGCTTTGATTCCTACACCGTGGATGGTCGTCCGGTGCTGGACTTTGTCGATGAAAATCATCGGTGCATTGCGGCGACCGGCTTCTGCGGTATCGGCTACAAGATCGCTCTGGCCGTTGCCCAGAACGTCAGGAATACCCTGCTGGCCGGTCGCGCCCAGGGGCGCCTGGCGCCCGCCCAAGGAAATGCCGTTTACGGCCTTGCACGGTTTCCTCTGGCGGAACTGGCCCAATGA